The Stratiformator vulcanicus genome has a segment encoding these proteins:
- a CDS encoding sulfatase-like hydrolase/transferase: MKTALPLLVSLFAILGSPFAVANERPNILWIYVEDMSPWMSCYQDSVVETPHIDALAEQGVKFDRFYTPAGVCSATRSALITGMWQTTIGAHNHRSSRAWFRGKKMEDYDAIKLPEEVLPIPAILKDAGYFTFNQGKLDYNFEFDRDNLYSYLEEKNGFYGGKEWKKKGRAQPFFGQIQLKGGKNNGKVSPKTDPDSVTVPPYYPDHPIYREEIAFHYDCIRQTDAEVGDIVAALKRDGLYDNTVIIFFTDHGMRLPRHKQFIYEGGIHVPLIIAGPGVPSYSSDPAVVIVQIEGLKSIKVNDRDTGLAELPKAIQEVTSDTSLPVLIRGGGKIPYGTVAKVIQSVNAAGFKNVRISAHDKAPADAPAGTKVRHDLVSGIDLAATTLALAGEAVPEWMQGRDLFASDHQPRKFIAAARDRCDYTIDRIRTIVTKDFQYLRNFKTDRPYLQPQYRDGRPSMEILKELYAKGELNETQARFVGPYRPAEELYDLRSDPDEIHNLAGDPQYADELARHRSLLADWIEQTDDQGRYPESDDGLKATLQRWGKKAVNPEYDRVRDN; encoded by the coding sequence ATGAAAACCGCACTGCCTCTTCTCGTATCGCTGTTCGCAATTCTCGGGTCCCCATTCGCCGTAGCGAACGAGCGACCGAACATCCTGTGGATCTATGTCGAAGACATGTCTCCGTGGATGTCGTGCTACCAAGACAGCGTCGTCGAGACGCCGCACATCGACGCGCTCGCGGAGCAGGGCGTCAAATTCGATCGTTTCTACACGCCGGCCGGTGTCTGCTCAGCCACGCGATCCGCGTTAATTACCGGGATGTGGCAGACGACGATCGGCGCTCACAACCATCGTTCCAGCCGGGCCTGGTTCCGCGGCAAAAAGATGGAGGACTACGACGCGATCAAACTCCCCGAAGAAGTTCTTCCGATCCCTGCCATTCTTAAAGATGCCGGCTATTTCACATTCAATCAGGGAAAACTTGATTACAACTTCGAGTTCGATCGGGACAACCTCTACTCGTATCTCGAGGAGAAAAACGGATTCTACGGCGGCAAAGAGTGGAAGAAGAAGGGGCGGGCTCAACCGTTCTTCGGGCAAATCCAATTGAAAGGCGGCAAGAACAACGGCAAGGTCTCGCCGAAGACCGACCCCGACAGCGTGACCGTCCCGCCTTACTACCCGGACCACCCCATTTACCGAGAGGAAATCGCCTTTCATTACGACTGCATTCGTCAGACCGATGCCGAGGTCGGCGACATTGTGGCCGCCTTAAAACGGGACGGGCTGTATGACAATACCGTAATTATCTTCTTCACCGATCACGGCATGAGATTGCCTCGACACAAACAATTCATTTACGAGGGCGGCATTCATGTTCCGCTGATCATCGCGGGGCCGGGCGTCCCCTCTTACTCCTCAGACCCAGCCGTAGTCATCGTTCAGATCGAAGGTTTGAAATCAATTAAAGTGAACGACCGAGACACCGGTCTCGCCGAACTGCCGAAGGCGATTCAAGAGGTAACGTCAGATACCTCGCTGCCGGTCCTGATCAGGGGCGGCGGAAAGATTCCCTACGGGACGGTGGCCAAAGTCATTCAATCAGTCAACGCGGCCGGATTTAAGAACGTCCGCATCTCCGCCCATGACAAGGCCCCCGCCGATGCGCCGGCCGGGACTAAGGTCCGACACGATCTCGTCAGCGGAATTGATCTCGCCGCAACCACGCTCGCTCTCGCCGGTGAGGCCGTGCCTGAGTGGATGCAAGGGCGAGACTTATTCGCCTCGGATCATCAGCCCCGTAAATTTATTGCCGCGGCTCGCGATCGTTGCGATTACACGATTGACCGCATCCGCACGATCGTGACGAAAGACTTTCAATACCTGCGCAACTTTAAGACGGACCGACCCTATCTGCAGCCGCAATACCGCGACGGACGGCCGTCGATGGAGATTCTTAAGGAGCTATATGCAAAGGGCGAACTCAATGAGACTCAGGCCCGATTTGTCGGCCCCTATCGTCCGGCCGAAGAATTGTACGACCTACGCAGCGACCCGGATGAAATCCACAACCTCGCCGGCGACCCGCAATACGCCGACGAGCTTGCCCGTCATCGATCTCTACTCGCAGATTGGATCGAACAGACCGACGATCAGGGCCGCTATCCCGAATCGGACGACGGGTTAAAGGCGACGCTTCAACGGTGGGGCAAGAAAGCGGTCAATCCCGAATACGATCGCGTCCGCGACAATTAA
- a CDS encoding transcriptional regulator: MHEKARLGILTSLVTQPNGVVFSDLKEHCDLTDGNLSRHLATLESAGLIEIWKSTSGGRSQTRVSLTESGREQFLSYLSELERVIADAAPTTQLSRARLADT, encoded by the coding sequence ATGCACGAGAAGGCTCGGCTCGGCATTTTGACATCACTCGTGACTCAGCCGAACGGCGTAGTCTTCAGTGACTTAAAAGAACACTGTGATCTGACCGACGGCAACCTGAGTCGACACCTCGCGACGCTTGAGAGTGCCGGCCTGATCGAAATTTGGAAGTCGACCAGCGGCGGGCGTTCCCAAACCCGGGTTAGTTTGACCGAATCAGGCCGCGAGCAATTCCTCTCCTACCTTTCCGAACTTGAGCGGGTCATTGCTGATGCGGCCCCCACAACGCAATTGTCGCGGGCTCGTCTCGCAGACACCTAA